The proteins below are encoded in one region of Scophthalmus maximus strain ysfricsl-2021 chromosome 4, ASM2237912v1, whole genome shotgun sequence:
- the LOC118302635 gene encoding BTB/POZ domain-containing protein KCTD12 gives MAQTDSQSSTSFPDIVELNVGGQVYVTRLQTLTAVPNSLLWTKFGQGSPGDLPTDSKGRFFVDRDGFLFRYILDYLRDSELSLPEFFKERRRLQKEADFFRLPGLSGRLAAAGGGGGSCAEDGGGEPEEAEPGSPVTTTAAASTSSSSSSSSERTLRSPGADSGYITVGYRGSYTIGRDIQADAKFRRVARITVCGKISLAKEVFGDTLNESRDPDRPPDKYTSRYYLKYNFLEQAFDRLAAAGFRMVACSSTGTCSYGGNDPAGDDRLWTSYTEYVFSR, from the coding sequence atggcaCAGACCGACAGTCAAAGCTCAACTTCTTTCCCCGACATAGTGGAGCTGAACGTGGGCGGCCAGGTGTATGTGACCAGGCTGCAAACTCTGACGGCGGTGCCCAACTCCCTGCTGTGGACCAAGTTCGGCCAGGGCTCCCCGGGCGACCTGCCCACGGACAGCAAGGGCCGCTTCTTCGTCGACCGCGACGGCTTCCTGTTCCGCTACATCCTGGACTACCTGCGGGACTCCGAGCTGTCGCTGCCCGAGTTCTTCAAGGAGCGCAGGCGGCTGCAGAAGGAGGCGGACTTCTTCCGGCTGCCGGGGCTCTCCGGGCGCCTGGCggcggccggcggcggcggcggctcgtgCGCggaggacggcggcggcgagcCGGAGGAGGCTGAGCCCGGCAGCCCGgtcaccaccaccgccgccgcctccacctcctcctcctcctcctcctcctcggagcgGACGCTGCGCTCCCCCGGCGCCGACTCCGGCTACATCACCGTGGGCTACAGGGGCAGCTACACCATCGGCAGGGACATCCAGGCGGACGCCAAGTTCCGCCGGGTGGCCCGGATCACGGTGTGCGGCAAGATCTCGCTGGCCAAGGAGGTGTTCGGCGACACCCTGAACGAGAGCCGCGACCCGGACCGGCCGCCGGACAAGTACACGTCCCGGTACTACCTCAAGTACAACTTCCTGGAGCAGGCGTTCGACCGGCTGGCGGCGGCCGGGTTCCGCATGGTGGCGTGCAGCTCCACCGGGACGTGCTCGTACGGCGGGAACGACCCGGCGGGCGACGACAGACTGTGGACGAGCTACACCGAGTACGTGTTCTCCCGCTGA
- the slc5a7a gene encoding high-affinity choline transporter 1, producing the protein MTIHVEGLVAIAIFYLLILFVGIWAAWKNKHSGEAEGTDRSETIMVGGRDIGLFVGGFTMTATWVGGGYINGTAEYVYLPDFGLAWAQAPFGYALSLVVGGLFFAKPMRSRGYVTMLDPFQQMYGKRMGGLLFIPALMGEIFWSAAILSALGATLSVIVDINIKMSVVISALIAIFYTLVGGLYSVAYTDVVQLFCIFLGLWISVPFALTNPAVSDITVTAVKHVYQSPWRGSIRKGDTWVWIDNFCLLMLGGIPWQVYFQRVLSASSATYAQVLSFLAAFGCLVMAVPSVLIGAIGASTDWNQTTYGAIPPREREQADMILPIVLQHLCPPFVSFFGLGAVSAAVMSSADSSILSASSMFARNIYQLAFRQSASDREIVWVMRITIFVFGGLATVMALVTGTVYGLWYLSSDLVYVIIFPQLLSVLFVKGTNTYGSVAGYVFGMLLRIGGGEPYLRLPPFIYYPGWITEDRIHPITGEIEEIVIQKFPFKTVSMVASFLGNVGFSYLAKYLFESGKISHKYDFLDAVVSKHSGEIMDKTTLVTRGNNIGLSEMASVKPRLSVTLAAAFTRRDTLPAETVEEEEEESSPDSSRHDEE; encoded by the exons ATGACCATCCATGTGGAGGGACTCGTGGCTATTGCGATCTTCTACCTGCTGATCCTGTTCGTGGGCATCTGGGCGGCATGGAAGAACAAGCACTCGGGGGAGGCGGAGGGCACCGACCGCAGCGAGACCATCATGGTCGGCGGCAGAGACATTGGATTATTCGTCGGCGGATTTACAATGACAG CAACCTGGGTCGGAGGGGGATACATCAACGGCACAGCTGAGTACGTGTACCTACCAGATTTCGGCTTGGCGTGGGCACAGGCTCCCTTTGGATATGCCCTCAGTCTGGTCGTGG GTGGTCTTTTTTTCGCCAAGCCCATGCGCTCGCGAGGCTACGTCACCATGCTGGACCCGTTCCAGCAGATGTACGGGAAACGCATGGGGGGCCTTCTCTTCATCCCTGCACTCATGGGGGAGATCTTCTGGTCCGCTGCCATCTTGTCCGCTCTCG GGGCCACTCTCAGTGTCATCGTGGACATCAACATCAAGATGTCAGTGGTCATTTCAGCGCTCATCGCCATCTTCTACACGCTGGTCGGAGGACTGTACTCTGTGGCCTACACGGACGTCGTGCAGCTCTTCTGTATCTTTCTCGGCCTG TGGATCAGTGTGCCCTTTGCTTTGACCAACCCTGCGGTGTCAGACATCACCGTTACAGCGGTGAAGCATGTGTATCAGTCGCCCTGGAGAGGCAGCATCCGCAAGGGCGACACCTGGGTCTGGATCGACAACTTCTGCCTCCTG ATGCTCGGAGGAATCCCCTGGCAGGTGTATTTCCAGAGAGTCCTGTCGGCCTCCTCGGCTACCTACGCCCAGGTCCTCTCCTTCCTGGCTGCTTTCGGGTGCCTCGTCATGGCCGTGCCCTCCGTTCTCATCGGCGCCATCGGGGCTTCCACAG ACTGGAACCAGACAACCTATGGTGCCATTCCTCCCCGAGAAAGGGAACAAGCGGACATGATTCTACCCATCGTTCTCCAGCACCTTTGTCCGCCATTCGTCTCTTTCTTCGGCCTGGGTGCCGTGTCTGCAGCTGTCATGTCCTCTGCAGACTCCTCCATCCTTTCGGCAAGCTCCATGTTTGCGAGGAACATCTACCAGCTCGCCTTCAGACAGTCG GCATCTGATCGGGAGATTGTGTGGGTGATGCGCATCACTATCTTTGTGTTCGGCGGCCTTGCCACAGTGATGGCGCTCGTGACTGGGACAGTTTACGGCCTCTGGTACCTGAGCTCAGACCTGGTCTACGTCATCATCTTCCCTCAGCTGCTCAGCGTGCTCTTCGTCAAAGGCACCAACACGTACGGTTCGGTGGCTGGCTACGTGTTTGGCATGCTGCTGCGTATAGGTGGAGGTGAACCCTACCTGCGGCTGCCTCCTTTCATTTACTACCCTGGATGGATAACTGAGGATCGGATACACCCCATAACCGGAGAGATAGAGGAAATCGTCATCCAGAAGTTTCCCTTCAAGACTGTCTCCATGGTCGCCTCTTTCCTGGGCAATGTTGGTTTCTCTTACCTGGCCAAGTACCTGTTTGAGAGCGGCAAGATTTCACACAAGTACGACTTTCTCGACGCGGTGGTGTCCAAGCACAGTGGAGAGATCATGGATAAGACGACGCTCGTGACACGCGGCAACAACATCGGGCTGTCAGAGATGGCGTCCGTCAAACCGCGCCTGAGTGTGACCTTGGCAGCCGCCTTCACGCGCCGTGACACGCTCCCAGCAgagacggtggaggaggaggaggaggagtccagCCCTGACTCCTCCCGCCACGATGAAGAATGA
- the arl6 gene encoding ADP-ribosylation factor-like protein 6, whose amino-acid sequence MGLFDKLAGWLGLKKEVNVLCLGLDNSGKTTIINKLKPCNAQAQDIVPTIGFSIEKFKTSSLSFTVFDMSGQGRYRNLWEHYYKEGQAIIFVIDSADKLRMVVAKEELDTLLNHPDIKHRRIPILFFANKMDVRDALSSVKVSQLLCLENIKDKPWHICATDALKGEGLPEGVDWLQDQIKTIRT is encoded by the exons ATGGGGCTGTTTGACAAGTTGGCAGGATGGCTGGGGCTGAAGAAGGAGGTGAACGTCCTGTGTCTCGGCCTGGACAACAGCGGAAAAACCACAATCATCAACAAGCTCAAGCCTTGCAAT GCTCAGGCACAAGACATCGTCCCGACCATTGGTTTCAGCATAGAGAAGTTCAAGACATCCAG TCTTTCCTTCACAGTGTTTGACATGTCTGGTCAAGGCAGATACAGAAACCTCTGGGAGCATTACTACAA GGAAGGTCAGGCGATCATATTTGTCATTGATAGTGCAGACAAACTGAGGATGGTTGTTGCCAAAGAAGAACTGGACACGTTACTAAATCATCCTG ATATTAAACACAGGAGGATCCCCATCCTTTTCTTCGCTAACAAGATGGATGTCAGGGATGCTCTGTCGTCAGTCAAGGTCTCTCAGCTGCTCTGTTTGGAGAACATCAAAGACAAACCCTGGCACATCTG TGCCACTGATGCTCTGAAAGGAGAAGGTTTGCCGGAGGGAGTTGACTGGTTACAAG atcaaatcaaaacaataagAACATGA